Below is a window of Myroides profundi DNA.
TGATAATGCACATAAACCACAAGCTGTACAACGCTCTCTACCTTCGTCATCACGCATTAGCATATGTCTTCCGCGATATACATCACTGAAAGGTCTTTGTTGTTCTGGATAAGCGATAGTCACTTTTTTCTTAAACATGTGTTTTAAGGTAACCATCATTCCTTTGAAGATAGCTACTAAGTAGATCTTCTCTGTCCAAGTCAGCTTCTTATTAGAAACTTCCTTTTTTCTTCCTGATAATGAATAAGTATTTGTCGACATGCTTAACTTTTTACTAGTAAGATTACAATAGCTGTAATTACTAAATTCAACAATGCTAATGGAATTAATGATTTCCATCCTAAGTTCATCAATTGGTCATAACGGAAACGTGGTAAAGTCCAGCGTACCCACATATAAACAAATATGAAGAAACATATTTTAACGAATAGAGCGAAAATACCTATTACGTTTGCAATATTTACTCCCCAGTTTTCTACAGCCCATGACATACCTGGATAGTTATACGCCCCGAAGTATAGTACAGAGATGATAGCCGATGAGATAAATAAGTTTGCATATTCAGCAAAAAGGAAGAATCCCATCTTCATAGAAGAATATTCTGTGTGGAATCCTCCAATTAATTCTTGTTCACATTCTGCTAAGTCAAAAGGTGCACGATTAGTTTCAGCAAACGAACAAATCAAGAAGATTAAAAAACCAACTGGTTGGTAGAATACGTTCCAGTTCATTCCTTGTTGTTGTAATGCTATTTCTCGCATGCTTAATGACTGAGTCATTAATAGTAATGATATTAGTGAAAGTCCCATTGCGATTTCATATGAAATCATTTGTGACGCAGCACG
It encodes the following:
- the nuoH gene encoding NADH-quinone oxidoreductase subunit NuoH produces the protein MDKTIIIDKAVIIVVVFAVTMLMAMYATLAERKIAAWIQDRLGPNRAGKGGILQPLADGLKLFAKEETQPNTPNKFLFKFGPFLAMTLALMTSAVIPWGDKFHLFGRDIILQAADLNVGLLYIIAVLSVGVYGIMIGAWASNNKYSLMSGIRAASQMISYEIAMGLSLISLLLMTQSLSMREIALQQQGMNWNVFYQPVGFLIFLICSFAETNRAPFDLAECEQELIGGFHTEYSSMKMGFFLFAEYANLFISSAIISVLYFGAYNYPGMSWAVENWGVNIANVIGIFALFVKICFFIFVYMWVRWTLPRFRYDQLMNLGWKSLIPLALLNLVITAIVILLVKS